The genomic region ACCCTGGGCAAAAACTCCTTATCCAAGGCATCACCATGCATCAGAAACACCCTTTTGCCATCAATCTCGGTCTCAAGTTCATCATAAAAACCCTCAAGACCAAGCTCCTGTTTCAGCCGCTCGTCAAGCCAGACATCATGATTGCCCTTGAACAAAATTACCCTTGTCCCATTCCGCCTCAATTCCGCAATCTGCGAAAGAATTCCCAGACCCGCGCTGGGCATCACCCGCTTATAACTAAACCAGAACTCAAACAAATCACCAAGGATATAAAGCGAACTTGCCCTGCCCTTGATGCTTGAAAGAAAATCAGCCAGCCGCCTTTCAGCCGCTGGCGTTCTTGACCCTAAGTGTGCATCAGAGATAAAAAAATGCCCGCTCAAGGGCAAAATTATACTTAGATATGAGGAATTATCAATAGAAGGTTAGTAGTATAATTAGTCCGTAGCGCGGTCCATTAAAAATTTTAACTTTCTGATACCCAGAAATGTGCTAATTGGGTTCTTCTTTTCCCAGGTTACACAATTCTTCAACTAACCTGACTAACGTTGCCTCATCCATATCTTTAATGCTTCTGAACCACTGCTTTTTTCCTGCTGGGATTTCAAACCCGAGTTTATCCAAAGTTTTTACAAATAACTCAGATTGCGCTGACTCAAAACGCTTAATATTGTCGGGGTGGATATAAATACTATCAAAGGATGCATATAGCTCGAGAAT from candidate division WOR-3 bacterium harbors:
- a CDS encoding UDP-2,3-diacylglucosamine diphosphatase, which gives rise to MSGHFFISDAHLGSRTPAAERRLADFLSSIKGRASSLYILGDLFEFWFSYKRVMPSAGLGILSQIAELRRNGTRVILFKGNHDVWLDERLKQELGLEGFYDELETEIDGKRVFLMHGDALDKEFLPRV